In the genome of Oceanococcus sp. HetDA_MAG_MS8, the window TGGTGCGCCAGATCACACCATCCAGACGTCCCGCGTAGGGATCCCAAGCCGATTGGGCTGGGCGCTCTGAGAACCATAGCACCCAGGATAACTGCGGCAGTAGCCGGCCGTGGAGCAAGGTGTAGTCCAATCGCCAGTACACCTCCGGCTGCTGGATATCTACCCCTAAGGGCTGAGCCTGAGGACGTCCGGGACGATTATGTTCGGCGGCGGCGGGGAGCACCCAGCTCGGCGCAAATGCCGTTGCCAGGGCCTGGCCAAGAGATGCTGGCAGCTGCGCAGCCCCTAGATGATCTTGGGGCAGCTGACGCAGCGCGGCCGCAGCCTGAACAGCGGAGTGCCGCACTGCTGACACCGTATATTCCTGCCAAGCCTGCTCGGGCAGTGCGGCCCACTGATCTAAGAACTCGGCCTGATAACCGCTAATGCCTGCTGCTAAAAACGGAGCAGCGACGGGGTATGCCCCCAGGGCGCGCTGCCAGGCAGAGTACTCGCTGGGAACCTGCGCAGCACGAATCAAGGCCTGCACACGCGCAGCATCGGGCTCCTCGCTGCCCGTAGGCCAAAGCCCTTGCAGATGCTGCTCGGTACAAGCATCGCCGGATGCTGCACCGAACTGCGAGCCGCCGGCATGCAAAGCCACATCGCGCATGCGCCGCAGCAGGTCTCGCCATTGCGCACGCGACCAGCCTTCGCTGTGCGCGGCGAGCTGCGCCCATACACGCTGGGTAGCAAGACCAGCAAAGCCAGCAACCAGCCGCGCATCACCACGCTCCTCCAGCGGAGCACAACTCGCCGGCTCGGGCAATGGAGGCCGACTGGCACAACCCAGGGTTAAGCCCACACACAGCCATAACAAGCCAGCGCGCAACATGGAGAGCACCCCTATTGCGTGCGGCGACCAACCGGCTCACAAAGACAATGCGCCATGGTGCCGCGCTGGCCGGGCTGCAACACGGGCAGAGCCAGCTGTGGCGACAAAGCAGCCAGCCACGGCAGTTCGATGGACTCCATCAGCTGCGCTGCCAACCAACCCGAGGTGAGCTGTTTCAACCATTGAAAGCGGGGGTCAGGCAGGGGCGCAAACACCTCAGCAGGTGCATTCTCAGGCAAGCCTGCTAACTCGCGTAAGCGTTCCAAGGCCGCATCCTTGTCGCCCAGCAGGTCGACCAAGCCATTATCCAAAGCCTGCCGCCCGGTCCACACTTGACCTGAGGCAATCTCTTCGACTTGCGCCTCGGTCATGTCGCGCGCCTGCGCTACGGATTGAATAAACAGTCGATAATCGTGCCCTACCACCAAATCCAGAGTGGCCCTGGCGTTATCTGCCAGTGGCCGCAGAGGACTCAGCGCACCGGCCCATTGGGTCGTACCCACGCCGTCTGCATGGAGGCCCAATTTATCGCCAGCTTGGGCAAAGGTGGGCACCAAGCCAAACACGCCAATAGAGCCGGTAATTGTGGACGGCGCGGCGACGATTTGGTCCGCATTCATGCTCACCCAATACCCACCGGAGGCGGCCGTACTGGCCATTGAAGCCACCACAGGCCGGCCACTGGCCTGGAAGTCGAGCAAGGCCTGGCGAATCTGTTCACTCGCATTCACGCTTCCCCCGGGCGAGTCCACGCGCAGTAGCAAACCAGCCACATCCGAGTCCCGCCGCGCATCATGAATAAGATCGCGCACTAAGTCGCCGCCGGCGAGGCCGGTGCCTCCATCGCCATCGACAATTTCACCCTGGACATGGACCACAGCCAGGTACTTTTGCGATTGCTCAGCGGCTTGCATGGAGCTGCGGCCAGAGGTGGCGCGGCGATAATCTTCCGACCATATTTGCCGGAAGCTACCGTGATCGGGATCTTCACCAACGATGGCCTTAGCCGCATCACGTACCGCAGATAACGACTCGGCAGCCGTGACCAGCCCCGCCTGCACGGCGGCCGCGGCTAGATCACCCTCGGTAGCCTCCAAGCGTTGCACGAAATCATCGGCATAATCTTGCAGCTGCTGCGGGTCTAATCCACGCTGCTGAGCCACCTGTTCCCGCCAGCCGGCCCACAGACTATCCAGCCAACGCTGAGCATTGCGCCGCGCCGCTGGCGACATACCATTGCGCTGATAGGGCTCCACAGCCGATTTGTACTCCCCACGGCGGAACACATGCACGTCCACCCCCAAGGACTCCAAAGCATCTGCAAAGTACACCCGGTCTACCTCAAAGCCCGGTAAAAACACCGCCCCCATGGGGTCGATGGCAATGCGATCCGCCTGAGCCGCCAAAAAATACTGCGCTTGACCCAATGCCGCGCCATAGGCATGCACCGGCTTCCCGCTGGCACGAAAGCTTTGTATGGCGCTGGCAATGGCCTCGAGCTGCGCCTGACCGGCAGCAAAGCCCTCATCCAACTTCAAAAACAGCATTGCAATACGCGGGTCTTGCGCAGCCTGCAAGATGGGTTCGATGATGTGCTCCACGGGCATGATCGCCGGCGGCTCTCCCAGCGCCTCCTCCAGAAGCTGTTCTCGGGGGTCGGTATCGTCGTATTCCACCAACATGCCGCTGGGAGCAACGACCAGGGCGACATTGTCATCCACTGTCGGGCTTGGCGGACCTTGCCAAAGCATCACCAAGACTCCTACGAAAACGAGTAGGAAGACAACGCTGAGAAGTTTGCGTAGCAAATCGGCCGTACCGCTTAGCACGCGCCAGAGGAATCGAAATGGAGCCAACACTGTGAAGCCTTAGGCGGGGATTGTGGGCTGAGTCTAAGCCATCGCTTTAATCATAGTTATTCTCAATGGAGGGGCTAGAAGAACTTTGCTTGATCAATCTCGTGATGACCCCAACAATAGCGGCTCTCGTCGTTGAAGCGACGCGTCATGCATTTTTTTCTAGGAGAGACTTATGAGCGTACTTGTTGGCCGTAATGCCCCCGATTTCACCGCCGCAGCTGTGATGCCGGATGGTTCCATCGTCGAAGACTTCAAACTGAGTGATCTGCGCGGCAAGTACACCGTGCTGTTCTTCTGGCCTTTGGACTTCACCTTCGTGTGCCCATCGGAAATCATCGCGCACGACAAGCGCGTTGCTGCATTTGAAGAGCGTGGCGTGCAGGTGGTTGGGGTCTCCATCGACTCACAATTCACGCACTTTGCCTGGCGCAACACCCCGGTCGACAAAGGCGGCATCGGCGAAGTGAAGTTCCCGATGGTGGCCGACGTCAACCACGACATCGTGGCCAAATACGGCATCGCGCACCCGGAAGCTGGCGTAGCTATGCGCGCATCCTTCCTGATTGACAAGGACGGCGTTGTGCAGCACCAAGTGGTGAACAACTTGCCACTGGGCCGCGAAGTCGACGAAATGCTGCGCTTGGTAGATGCCCTGCAATTCACCGAAGAGCACGGCGAAGTCTGCCCAGCCGGCTGGCAAAAAGGCGATGCCGGCATGAAGCCCACCAGCGAAGGTGTGGCCGAATACCTGTCGTCTAACGCCGACAAGCTCTAAGAAGCCCAGATATCACTTGCCCGCCTGCGCAGCAGTGTTGGCGAGTGGGCCTGGCATCGTGCCAGCACGAACTTAAGACGGCCCGCCGCTATCGGCGGCGGGCTTCTCTTGGCTTCGCAATGACGGTCGCCCCAAAGCGACCACCCCATTTTTAGATTGCCCTCCAGCGGATAAACCATGAGCAGCGATAACCACCACAAACTGATCATCCTGGGCTCCGGCCCTGCAGGCTACGCAGCAGCCGTTTACGCAGCGCGGGCCAATCTTGAGCCGGTGTTGATTACCGGCATCCAACAAGGCGGTCAGCTCACCACCACCACAGAAGTGGACAATTGGCCTGGTGACCCCGAGGGCTTAACGGGCCCTGATCTGATGGTCCGCATGCAACAGCATGCTGAACGCTTTGATACGCAGATCGTCTTCGACCACATCAACAAAGTGAATTTCAAGCAGCGCCCCTTCGTTTTAGAGGGCGACTCTGCAACCTACACCGCGGATGCCGTCATCATCTCTACCGGAGCATCGGCGCGCTACCTAGGTCTGCCCTCGGAAGAGGCCTTTATGGGTAAGGGCGTCTCTGCCTGCGCCACCTGTGACGGGTTCTTTTACAAAAACAAAGATGTCGCAGTCATCGGCGGCGGTAATACCGCTGTAGAAGAAGCCCTGTACTTGGCCAATATCGCCAGCCACGTCCACCTGGTGCACCGTCGGGATACCTTCCGTGCGGAGAAAATCATGGTGGACAAGGTGAAGGAAAAGGTTGAGGCCGGCAAAATCACGCTGCATTTGAATGCCGAGCTGGCCGAAGTGGTCGGCGACGACAGCGGTGTAACCGGCGTCAAACTGCTACGCAAAGACGACCAAGGTCCAGAGCAATTGGATCTGCATGGAGTCTTCATTGCTATCGGCCATACGCCCAATACCGGCATTTTCGAGGGTCAGCTGGACATGAAGAACGGCTACCTCACCGTCAACAGCGGTACCGAAGGCAATGCCACGGCGACTTCGGTCCCTGGCGTGTTTGCCGCCGGAGATGTGAGTGACCACGTTTACCGTCAAGCCATCACCTCTGCCGGTACAGGCTGCATGGCTGCCTTGGACGCGGAGAAGTACTTGGATCAGCTCAGCTAAGATCGCCCGCGAACTCAACACCCCGAAGCCCCGCAGTCGCGGGGCTTTTTTTGGTTCAGCGCGGTTTAGCGGGATATTGGCTTAGGTCTGCCGAACATGATGGCTTGAGCATCTACCCTCCTCGTAGGTCGTCAGTTGGGCACAAGCCAGCTCTGCAGATGACAGACGGCGCCTCGTTACTGCACTCGCGGCGTTAGGCGTGTTGGTTCGTTAGCGCCGCTGTTCCTCGCGCCGCTGCGCGGTGCCCTCCGGCGCCTCGTGCTTGGTGTGGTCGGCTTGACGCGACGTCGTGTCGCGGCAAGCCTTAATCGGCCGTCCGTGGCCGATTGACCACAGTCGCGACAAGACGTCTACGGCGCTCGGATATGCGGCCCTAAGGGGCCAACACCCCAACCTGCCACCACCGGCTCTTCAGCATAGCCTCATCCTTAATCCTCAGATGCTTGATGTCGCTCCAATTAGAGCCAAGTGAGGCCCGACGGAGCTGCCGAGCAAAGATCATCGGCTCAATCCACAGTGTTCCGCGAAGAAGCTTTTATAACCTCACTTAAGCTCACTGACCCTCTGTGAATGCGCGGAAAGCCTCGTGATGTAGGAACGTAGCTCATCACTTGCGGGTATGCACATTTGTATGCACACTATGGTCATGAGATTCGAATGGGATGAAGCCAAGCGAGCCACGAACCTGCGTAAGCATGGCGTGGATTTCGCCGACGCCACGCCCGTTTTCGATGATCCCCTTGCCCTGACCATCGAAGACTTCGATAACAACGAAGTCGTCATGGTCACGATGGGGTGCGACGCGCTCCTGCGCGTCTTGGTGGTGGTCTGGACAGAACGCCTCAGCGGCACCATCCGGATCATCTCGGCCCGAAAAGCGGAACCTCATGAGTGCCGCCAGTATGAGAGTTAACCATGAAAGACCAATACGACTTCAACGATGCCAAGCGTGGCCCGATCATTCCCCAGGACACCGGGAAAACACGCATAACCATCCGCCTTGATACCGACATCATCGAGCACTTCAAAGCACAATGCGGCGGCGGTGGCAGCTACCAGACGATGATCAATGACACCCTGCGCGCAGCCATCCGTGGAGAAAACCTTGAGGACACGCTGCGGCGTGTTGTAAGGGAAGAATTGACGCACGCGGCGTGAATTAACCCCTGTCTTTGGCTGATCGGGTGCTAAACCCAAGTTAAAAGCTCATGACATGGGAATCACATTCAATGTCCTTCTGAAAGTGAGGTAATTCAGCTGTTATCTGGGGTTAAATCTGTATGTTCGAGCTTGCGTGAGACATTGGGCTGGGCCTACCACCCCCCTGCTCTTGTCCCCTCGCCCGAGGTCGGCAGTTTCACTCTAGCCAGCTCCAGCATTGACCGAGACGCCATCGCTTCCAGTGGCCCTTGAGGACCGCATCCAGGGGGCGCCTCGGAGGGGCAGGACCCGTTTGAGGCTGGTCCAGCAGTCTTACTGATTGCCGCTCACAGCGCCGCCACTCCCCGGTAGACGGCTGAGGAGTTTCCGCAGCGTATGCTCCCGCGCAAAGCTTGATCCACCGCGGAGCGGTGATCGCTAAACCCCGCGCTGTTATGCAAATCTTCTTTCCTCGTCCAACCTAGGGCCGGGCTAGGACCTCTCCCCGGTACACTTCGGCGGTGACTTGCACCAAATGCCGCAAGTTCAGACTATGGTGGCCTCAGCCCCGGACACAGGCCGGGTGTTGTATTGGTGGGGATATGACATGAGTGATGCAAACAGGGCCGGCCCAGCGATGACGCGCCAACGCACGGCCGTGTTAGGGCTTTGCGTAGGCGGCTTAGCCCTGTGTCCGGCGCCTGCGCTAGCCTTGCTTGAGGACATGCCATGGTCGCCAAGCTCTACCCTACCTTGGGCGATTGCCGGACTACTCAGCCTGTGGAGTCTGGCTGCCATGTTGCGCCAACGGCAGCGGCGCAAATTCATGCACCAGCGCTTGGCCCAGCTGCGCCGGCCACGGGCGAGAGAAACGCAAGCACCAAACTCTAGCTGGGCCGCGCTCGGGAGCGAGCTGGATCAGCTAGAGCAAGAGCTGCTGCAGGAGCGTAATGCCCAACAAGCCGACCAAGCCGTGGCGACTGGCCTACGCGAAGTTGGTGACCTTACGCCGGGCGCTATTTGGTCGGTGACATTGCCTACGGATGCTCCGGCCAGAGTCACGTATTTATCGCGTGGGTTTGAGGACCTCTACGCTCTTGACAGAGCCAAAGTGCGCAGCGATCTATCAAGCATTTTCAGCAGCATCCACCCTGCTGATATCGATCGCACGCGCGCTGCCATCGAGCAAAGCATCTTCGGTGATACGCCTTTACACATTGAACATCGCAGCCAGCGCCCCGATGGCAGCTTTCGTTGGACACGGGTCCTCGCGCAAATCCACCGGAATACCCAGGGCGAGCGAAGCTGGAACGGCTTTTGTCTAGACATTCATGAGTTAATCCAGTTACGACAAACCACCGAATCCGCCTTGCAGCGGGCGCGTGCCGCACATCAGGCCCAATCCCACTTTCTGGCCAATGTCGGGCACGAAGTGCGCACTCCGCTCAATGCCATTCTTGGTGTGGCCGACTTAGCTTTAGAGCAGACAGATCTAGCACCAGACATGCAGCAGCGCTTCAGCCGTATTCGCGATGCCGGCCAATCGTTATTACATCTGCTCAATGATCTGTTGGATACCGCCCGTTTAGAGGCCGGCAAAGTAGAGCTCAAGCCTACGGAGTTCGCCTTGGACCAATTGCTGGAAAGGGTGGGCCGCTGGCATGCGGACACCGCACGGCATAAAGGGCTGGACTGGCAACTCGCACTGGACCCAGGCGTACGCATTGCCGTCCGCGGCGACCCGGTCCGCTTACAGCAAGCCCTGGGCAACCTACTCAGTAATGCGGTGCGCTTCACGCACCGCGGCAAGATTGAGGTCTACGCTCGCCCTCTACTCTTGCCGCAACCAGACGGTCGTTCTTGGTTTGAAATCGGAGTGACAGATACTGGCCCAGGCATACCGCGCGACCAACAAGACAACATTTTTGAGCCCTTTATTCAGGGTGACAGCAGCGCCGAACGGCGGCATGGTGGCACCGGCTTAGGTCTGGCGATCGTGCGCCAATTAATGGAGTTAATGCAGGGCGAAGTTCGTCTGGACTCAACGCCGGGTCAAGGCAGCTGCTTTCGTTTACGCTTGCCCCTAGATCGCGTAGCGCTCATCTCTGCGGCCAGTGCGCATCAGGAGCCAGAGCCGGGAGCCCCTCTAGAGCTGGCCACAGAACAAGTCGCGGCGCTGCTAGCACGGATTCGGCATGGCGACCCCAGTAGCCGCTCCTTACTTCAAGAGTGGTTCGACCCCATTCCCGCAAACTTGCAGGGATTACAACAAGCCCTGCAACGCTTCGACTTTCAACAAGCCGAACGCTTACTCCAGCCGCTGGAGCGAGTGCCTGCATGAGCGCCCAATCTGCCCGCATCCTGGTGGTGGATGATGAGCCAGCCAACCTGGCCTTAATTCACGACATTCTTGGCGCCGACTACCAACTGCATATGGCGCAAGACGGGCCTCAGGCTCTGAGCATCGCCGCTGAGATTCAACCCGACCTCATCCTGCTGGACTTGATGCTACCGGGCATGGACGGTTATGAGGTCTGCCAACAGCTGAAGAAGAACCCTGTGCTGGCAGATATCCCGGTCATCATGGTGACCGCGCGTGACCACACCCAAGACGAGCTGCGCGGTTTTGCTGCCGGCGCGGTGGAGTTTATTACCAAGCCCATCAGGCCCGCCTTGCTGCGGGTACGCGTGCAAAACCACCTTCAACTCAACCACCTCAACAAGCGCTTGCAAGCCGATGTGGAGGCGCGAACGCGCGAGCTCGAGTTGGAAGTGCGCCGGCGTGAGCAAGCCATGGCCCGGGCCGAGTATCTGACTCTGCACCACCCGCGCAGCGGATTACCCAATCAGCGCCAGCTTCGCCTGCGCTTAGAGCAATACTTAGCAGCGCGCTCCAATGGCGCAGGTCGCTGTGGGCTACTTCAGCTGCAACCCGACGGCCTGGACCGCATTCGCCAGGGCAGCAGTCCAGAGCAGGTGGACGCTATTTTGAGCGAGTTGGGTGAGCGCCTGCGCGTTGCCTCCGGGCGTGATGATTTCGTCGCCCACCTGGACGATGACAGCTTGGTGGTGATGGTTCCACTACCATTGCCCAGAGCAGCGCAAGATGACCGCCAGAAGCTGGAGCGTCTCGCCGATCTCTACCGTAAAACCCTGGGACGCCCCGTCGACAACATGGCCATTAGCCTCTGCGTGGGCGGCGTATTGGCCCCCGACGATGCGGCCAGCGCAGAACTCGCCCTAGACCGGGCGCATATTGCCCTGGCCAATGCGCGCCGCGCAGGGGCAAATCAAACACGTATGTATGCACCCACCATGGCTGCTCATGCGCGGAGGCTGCACCAGCTCGAGCGCCAGCTACAAACGGCTATCCTGGAGCACCGCTTAGATATTCATCTACAGCCCCAGGTGCACCTTGCCAGTGGCCAAATCAGCGGTGCGGAGGCACTGATCCGCTGGCCAGATGGTGCTGGAGGCTACATCGCCAACAGCAGCTTTTTGCCGTTGGCAGCGGACGCCGGCCTGGGACTGGCTATCGACAATGCTGTACTGGAGCAATCTTTGGATTGGCTACAAGCCAACCAACAGATTCTCCCTCCAGGTTTTCGTCTGGGCATCAACATGTCGGCGCAGGCCTTGAGCCGACCGGGCTGGCTGGAGGCGCTGCCCCAACACCTGTGCGACCGCGGGATCGAACCCCAACGCGTGGAGCTGGAAATTACCGAGCAGTCTCTGATCCAGGATATGCATCACACCCATGAGCGCCTGCGCCGCCTCTGCGCGCAAGGCCTGCATGTCGCTGCGGATGATTTTGGTAGCGGGTATTCCTCACTAGCCTGGTTGGATGGGCTGCCCATCGATCGCATCAAGCTCGATCGCCTGTTCTTGCGCCGGCTAGAGCACAGCCCACGCGCGGCCACTTTGGCGGCCAGCATGATCCAGCTCGCGGATGAGCTCGACCTGGACTGCGTGCTGGAGGGCATTGAAGAAGCTTCGCAGTGGCGCTTTGCCAGAGCACATGGAGCGCCCCACGGCCAAGGCTACCTACTATCGCATCCCATTGCCCCTGAAGATTTCAGCGCGCTGCTCAGCGATGGACTCTGCCTTCCTCAAAGGCCAGCCGCTGCAAAATAAGGAGCCACCAAGGCTTGGCGCCAACCTGACGCTAGCCGTCCGCTCCGGTCACGACACCATTGCTCACAGTCAGCGCGGCTGGCAATCACGCCGCGATCCAATTCGGCCGCTTGAGCGGCCTTGCCAACCAGGGCCTGAACCCGCTTCACAGCCTCACGCTCCACCGGCTCCAGTAAGTCCACGGGCTGCTCCTGCGCCTGCTGCAATCGATCTAATAACTCTTGACCCTGATGTCGGACTAGTCCATCAGGGATATCGTTGATCCGGCGGAGCTCCTGCAGGTTGGTGGGGTTGTGGCGAGCGATAGCCACCAGCAAGCCATCCTTGGCCACCCATGATCGCGGCTTGTCGGACCGCCGTGCACGCTGCTCCCGCCAAACCACCAACTGCACATAACGTTGCTGCTCATCGGGCTCCATGCGCTCCATAGCCCTAGCGCGCAAAGCCAGGTCTACAGGGTCGGGATCTGCCCAGGGACGCGCCAAAGATTGCATCTCCTCCGTCATCCAGTCGGTGCGCCCAGCCGCTGCCAGCGCGTCCTGGAGTTGGGTGTACAGTGCGGGCAAGTGCTCTACGTCGGCTGCGGCATAGGCACACTGCTCCGCGGACAGCGGGCGGCGGGACCAGTCCGTCCGCGTTTGCCCCTTGTCTACAGTCAGCTGTAGCCGCTCAGACACGATTCCGGCATAGCCGATTTGCGGTACTCCGCCGAGCAGCGCATGAGCCGTCTGAGTGTCGTATAGCGGCTGCAAATGCTGCACACCCACAGTGGCCAACACCTCTTGGTCCTGGCCAGGCGCATGCATGATTTTGAGCAGCGGCAGGTTCAGCAACTCCACCAAAGCCGGGAGCAATTCGGCGCACTGCGCGTCGATTAAGGCCACAGCATCCGGGGTGCCCACCTGCACCAAGCATAGCTGTGGGTAATAGGTTCGCTCGCGCATGAATTCGGTGTCTAAGCTCAACCATGGCTGGGATCGCGCATGCGCTGTCCATGCCTGAACTTCGGCGGCGGTGGTGAGATACTGGGCGCTTCGAGAATTGCGCATGGGCCAACAGTGGTCCGTGTGTGGTTTAGGTCACCCATTGTTGCTGATGATTGCTTCGCTTGCGCACAACCTTTCTCGCCTACTGCTTTTTAAAGCTGGCCCGCAGGATCTGCCCGCTACTCCCTTGCTACTCCAACTGGGTGTGCTGGCCTTCCTGACCACTGCGGTGGCGCGCTTACTGCTGGTCAATACCATCGGTCCTGCCCTCCTCCAGGCCCTTGTCGGGTTTGCGGTCTTTTGGGCATATGTGCAGCTAGTGCTCAAGGCGCGCAAAAAACCGGAACGCTTTGCGCAAACCATGGGCGCCTTACTCCTCAGTTCCAGCGTGATCAGCATTTTGATGTTGCCGCCACTCAACACACTGGCACCGCTGCTCATGGAAGTAGCCCGCGGCGCCAATCTGGCTGAGGTACAACCTCCCAGCTGGGCGGTGTATACCTGGCTGGGCTTGAGCATCTGGGGCTTAGCCCTGGCGGGTCACATCTTTCGCCATGCATTAGATGTAGGCATGGGCTTGGGGGTGCTTTGCGCTCTGGGCTATGAGTTATTGCTTGTGCTGGTGATGTCACTGGTCAGCACCAACCCGGCCGCCTGACCCATGCACGTCCACATTCTGGGAGTCTGCGGCACCTTTATGGGCGGCTTGGCCGCGCTAGCGCAGGCGCGTGGTTTTGTAGTCAGCGGGCAAGATAAAGCGGCCTGGCCGCCCATGAGTGAACAGCTGGCCGCTCTGGGCATTCATGTGCACAGCGGCTATAGCGCAGAGGAACTGGAGCGGCAGCAGCCCGACATCGTGGTGGTCGGCAACGCCATCAGTCGTGGCAATCCTGCGCTGGAATATGTCCTCGACCGCGGCATCCCCTATGTATCCGGCCCCCAGTGGCTGGCCGAAGAAGTTTTGGCGGACCGCTGGGTCATTGCGATAGCCGGCACCCACGGCAAAACCACCACCAGCAGCCTAGTCGCGCATATTTTGGAGCACTGCGGACTCCAGCCTGGATTCTTGATCGGCGGCGTACCTGCGAATTTTGGTCAATCTGCCCGGCTTGGAGCTGCCCCCTTCTTCGTGATCGAGGCTGATGAATACGACACAGCTTTCCACGATAAGCGTTCCAAGTTTGTGCACTACCACCCGCGCACCTTGGTGCTGAATAACCTCGAGTTCGATCACGCCGATATATTCGCCGACTTAGGTGCCATCGAAACGCAGTTTCACCATTTAATCCGCACCGTCCCTAGCAATGGCCTGGTGATCTACCCCGAGGCCGAACCGGCCTTAGAACGGGTGATTCAGCGTGGCTGCTGGACGCCGACCTTGGTGCTAAATGGCGTCGACGGCCGCGCTGGCATACAGCCCCAAAGCGAGGACTGGAGTCGTTTTACGATCAGCCTGGGAGAACACAGCTACGCCGTGCAGTGGGGCCTACGCGGCGCTCACAATGCAGCGAACGCCTTGGCCGCCGTCGTTGCTGCACGGCATGCCGGCGTACCCGCGCGCGCGGCGGTGGAGGCGCTGCCCAGCTTTGCCAGCGTTGCGCGACGACAAACTGAAGTGGCTCAGGTTGCCGGCGTATCCGTCATCGACGATTTCGCCCACCACCCCACAGCAATCGCAGCCACCATCGCCGCCCTGCGCCCGGTCACCTCTGGACGGCTGATTGTTGGCTTGGAGCTGCGCAGCAACAGTATGCGCGCTGGCGCCCATTTGGCGGCTTTGCCCGAGGCGCTGAGCGGCGCGGATCAAATTCATCTACTCAATCCCCCTGATCTCAACTTTGATGCAGCTTCTGCGCTGGCAGCCTTAGGACCCCGTTTGTGTTGTGCGAGCACCGCGCCAGAGCTGCAGGCCGCCTTGGTGTCCACAGCCCAGCCCGGCGATCGCATCGTCCTCATGAGCAACGGCGCCTTTGGCGGGTTGCCGCAAAGTTTAGGTCCAGCCCTGGAAGGCAAATTCGCATGACCCAACAACTCTCTACGCTGAGCACAGACGCTCTCAATTTGGATCTGCCGGCACAGCAGCAGCTCGAAGAAGCCGCAGATATTGCGGCTCGCGCTGCTCAAAAAGGCGGCGCAAGCGCGTTTGCCTTGGCTGCCTCCGCGCACACCGGACTATCCCTGGCTTTGCGCGAACAAGCCGTGGAATCTTTAGAGTTTCAGCGCGACCGTGACTTGGGCATCACGGTGTACATCGGTCAACACAAAGGCCACGCAGCCACTGCGGATTTCCGCCCTCAAGCCATTGAGGAGGCTGTACAAGCGGCCTGTGCCATTGCTGCCCACACGCAGGACGATGCTGCTAACGGCTTACCGGACGCGACCGAACTCGCCCAGGACTTTCCCGACTTAGATCTGGATCACCCCACCCAATGGAGCATGCAACAGCTCCTGGACTGCGCCCGGGAGTGCGAACAGCGCGGCCTCGATGCCTCCGTGGTTCAATCCAGCGATGGCATGCACGTCAGCGCATCGCGGCAGATCAGCTTGCTACGCAATAGCCTGGACTTTCAAGGCTGGCGCCAGTCCAGCGACTACAGCTTAAGCCTCAGTCTGATTGGTGAAGATGACTCCGGCAAACGCCGGGATTATTGGTACGCCCATGACCTCAAGGACGCGGTTTTTGCGCAGGCCGACATGGTGGCCGACACCGC includes:
- a CDS encoding HRDC domain-containing protein, which gives rise to MRNSRSAQYLTTAAEVQAWTAHARSQPWLSLDTEFMRERTYYPQLCLVQVGTPDAVALIDAQCAELLPALVELLNLPLLKIMHAPGQDQEVLATVGVQHLQPLYDTQTAHALLGGVPQIGYAGIVSERLQLTVDKGQTRTDWSRRPLSAEQCAYAAADVEHLPALYTQLQDALAAAGRTDWMTEEMQSLARPWADPDPVDLALRARAMERMEPDEQQRYVQLVVWREQRARRSDKPRSWVAKDGLLVAIARHNPTNLQELRRINDIPDGLVRHQGQELLDRLQQAQEQPVDLLEPVEREAVKRVQALVGKAAQAAELDRGVIASRADCEQWCRDRSGRLASGWRQALVAPYFAAAGL
- a CDS encoding EAL domain-containing protein yields the protein MSAQSARILVVDDEPANLALIHDILGADYQLHMAQDGPQALSIAAEIQPDLILLDLMLPGMDGYEVCQQLKKNPVLADIPVIMVTARDHTQDELRGFAAGAVEFITKPIRPALLRVRVQNHLQLNHLNKRLQADVEARTRELELEVRRREQAMARAEYLTLHHPRSGLPNQRQLRLRLEQYLAARSNGAGRCGLLQLQPDGLDRIRQGSSPEQVDAILSELGERLRVASGRDDFVAHLDDDSLVVMVPLPLPRAAQDDRQKLERLADLYRKTLGRPVDNMAISLCVGGVLAPDDAASAELALDRAHIALANARRAGANQTRMYAPTMAAHARRLHQLERQLQTAILEHRLDIHLQPQVHLASGQISGAEALIRWPDGAGGYIANSSFLPLAADAGLGLAIDNAVLEQSLDWLQANQQILPPGFRLGINMSAQALSRPGWLEALPQHLCDRGIEPQRVELEITEQSLIQDMHHTHERLRRLCAQGLHVAADDFGSGYSSLAWLDGLPIDRIKLDRLFLRRLEHSPRAATLAASMIQLADELDLDCVLEGIEEASQWRFARAHGAPHGQGYLLSHPIAPEDFSALLSDGLCLPQRPAAAK
- the mpl gene encoding UDP-N-acetylmuramate:L-alanyl-gamma-D-glutamyl-meso-diaminopimelate ligase, which codes for MHVHILGVCGTFMGGLAALAQARGFVVSGQDKAAWPPMSEQLAALGIHVHSGYSAEELERQQPDIVVVGNAISRGNPALEYVLDRGIPYVSGPQWLAEEVLADRWVIAIAGTHGKTTTSSLVAHILEHCGLQPGFLIGGVPANFGQSARLGAAPFFVIEADEYDTAFHDKRSKFVHYHPRTLVLNNLEFDHADIFADLGAIETQFHHLIRTVPSNGLVIYPEAEPALERVIQRGCWTPTLVLNGVDGRAGIQPQSEDWSRFTISLGEHSYAVQWGLRGAHNAANALAAVVAARHAGVPARAAVEALPSFASVARRQTEVAQVAGVSVIDDFAHHPTAIAATIAALRPVTSGRLIVGLELRSNSMRAGAHLAALPEALSGADQIHLLNPPDLNFDAASALAALGPRLCCASTAPELQAALVSTAQPGDRIVLMSNGAFGGLPQSLGPALEGKFA
- the pmbA gene encoding metalloprotease PmbA (protease involved in proteolytic processing of the antibiotic Microcin B17 and in sensitivity to the DNA gyrase inhibitor LetD), yielding MTQQLSTLSTDALNLDLPAQQQLEEAADIAARAAQKGGASAFALAASAHTGLSLALREQAVESLEFQRDRDLGITVYIGQHKGHAATADFRPQAIEEAVQAACAIAAHTQDDAANGLPDATELAQDFPDLDLDHPTQWSMQQLLDCARECEQRGLDASVVQSSDGMHVSASRQISLLRNSLDFQGWRQSSDYSLSLSLIGEDDSGKRRDYWYAHDLKDAVFAQADMVADTAAARVARSLNPRQPKTGACAVIFPPELARGLFHSFLSAISGGALYRRSSFLLDALDTAVFPHWLQINQRPRQAGRIGSANFDAEGVATRDRELVSEGILRGWLLGSYSARKLGLQTTGNAGGAQRIEVASHGASSIDEMMQEAGQGLLITSLMGQGVKLTTGDYSRGATGIWFENGAPAYAVDECTIAGNLREIFASLAAVGTDQDLRSGLVTGSVLVPRMMIAGQ